The segment AACCAGCTACCCTCTTCAAAAAGGAAGCCACTTTATCTTACCAGCCGATGTGACAGACTGGACATTTACAGGACAAATGGACATCATCGCAAGTCACACAAACTAATACTCTTCGAAAATCAAAATTATCCGTTGTCAACTTGCCTTGATGAACTCCAGTTCTATCTTCGACTTCGTTTCCTAGGCTACTTTTGATTTTCATTGAGTATAAGCATACAAAAAAACTTGAGCCTTTAAACTCAAGTTTTTTTGCATTATTCAAACCAAGACTTATTTATCTTTTCCGCTTCTTTTATCTTACGTGGACCTGTTCCATAGCGTTCCGCGTCCCTATCTTCCTTATATGGTAAAAAATAAGCTGCTGCAATATAGAGAGCAATCAGAAGGAGGAAGGATTTGCCTAAGAGGAGACCTGCAATAAATATCGCGCGTGTTACCCAGGATTCCCAGCCCAATTTATGCGCTATGCCGGCAAGAACCCCTGATACTATCTTCCCCTGCCTTACTTTATACAATTCAATTGACATCTTTTATTCCTTTCACGTAAAAGCCTCCTTGACCTGTTTGTACCTTCAAGAAAAGTAAATCATTACCAGATTTTTCAAACTGATAGGGACTATTTTTCTTTTTCCGGTTAACCAAGACATGTCCTGATTGCGACTCAATCTGCCCCCGAATTCCCTGGCCTTTGCCAGTTTGTAAAGTCAAGGGAGCCTGAGCTAGTTGCACATACAAGTGTTGGGGATAACCACCGCAAGTCGTCAAGCGAATATCCTGTTGTTTTTTATCCCTTGAACTGCGGATAGAAATATCTTCAAATGGTAAGTAATCCAAGCGAGCATCTGCCTGACCAAGTTCCAAATCCAGCACTGACATCCATTCCTGAGGCAAGTTGATTGTCAAACGACAGGCCAAGCCACTGCTGAAATAGAGGCATTTTTTTTCTACATAAAGATGAGGAAGTCTATCTTCTGGTGCATCTTGATTGTAGCAAATCTCCACACTAATCTGATTATTTTTAGACTTAGCCAAAGTTAGACGTCCCTCAGATAATTTTAAAAAGAGTGATTCAATACCTTCAAAACTATAGGATTGTTTCAAT is part of the Streptococcus suis genome and harbors:
- a CDS encoding PspC domain-containing protein, which encodes MSIELYKVRQGKIVSGVLAGIAHKLGWESWVTRAIFIAGLLLGKSFLLLIALYIAAAYFLPYKEDRDAERYGTGPRKIKEAEKINKSWFE